A genomic region of Arvicola amphibius chromosome X, mArvAmp1.2, whole genome shotgun sequence contains the following coding sequences:
- the LOC119804401 gene encoding thymosin beta-15A-like — MADKFDVSEVEKFDRSKLKKITTAEKNTLPSKETIQQEKELKEKTT, encoded by the exons ATGGCTGACAAATTTGACGTGTCTGAAGTTGAAAAATTTGACAgatcaaaactgaaaaaaattactacCGCAGAAAAAAATACACTTCCATCAAAGGAAA CCATCCAACAAGAAAAGGAGCTCAAggagaaaacaacataa